The nucleotide sequence ATGACCCGTTCGTGCCACAACTGACTCGCCGTTTTGCCAAGAACTTTCTTACAGACATGGTTCAGGTAATTTGGTGTCAGATTCATCTGGTCGGCATAGGCGCTTACCTCGCGAACCGTTAGAAACTGCTGCTCCAGCAAATCTTCGTATTGGCGAATACGGTCATATAGCTGCGGTTCAGTACCTGATCGCTGCTGGTTATACAGCCGGTTGGCTATTTCCAGCATGAGATGAACAAACGACAGAAACACCTCGGCCCGGTTTGGCTGTGAATGTTCATATTCAGCATAGGCATACCGAAACAAGTCATGAAATAGCTCGTGCTGATCGGTAACTTCCAGCAGGGGCTGATGCTGATGGGAGTGAAAAAACGGATACTGGTGCAACCGCCCGGCAAACCGACTGCGAAAGAAATTCGCGTCGAAAAACAGATTGAACCCCTGAATGTCGGTTGATAAGTGCCAGCTATGAACCTGTCCCGGTGTCAGAAAATATAGTTGCTGAGCCGCTA is from Spirosoma taeanense and encodes:
- a CDS encoding helix-turn-helix domain-containing protein, which encodes MASPVPVYKLQSFPRHEPNALFYMTKLEKLVQEFKGIDKPHSHTFYLLMWIYQGSGTHTIDFRTYDIAAQQLYFLTPGQVHSWHLSTDIQGFNLFFDANFFRSRFAGRLHQYPFFHSHQHQPLLEVTDQHELFHDLFRYAYAEYEHSQPNRAEVFLSFVHLMLEIANRLYNQQRSGTEPQLYDRIRQYEDLLEQQFLTVREVSAYADQMNLTPNYLNHVCKKVLGKTASQLWHERVIIEAQRLLTHTAQSVKEIGFQLGFDDPSYFVRFFKKNTRQTPAEFRQGLLLNR